The following coding sequences lie in one Listeria ivanovii subsp. londoniensis genomic window:
- a CDS encoding DNA alkylation repair protein, with protein sequence MITFDQLDAELSALQNPNTIKIFRNHGCPETLELYGLKIGDLKKIMRREKLNKNHELALQLIESNNSDLIYLGLLAVNPKKVVVSQIEKWNIAFQETWTMLTFGLASIVSKRDDALTFARKWVKSDNDLTKSMGWQIFTEHIATLSESEELLELAKETLQSETNRTRYSMNSYIIACGIYKEELHVKALEAAKTVGKVYVDLGKTACKVPDAITYIEKAHARKK encoded by the coding sequence ATGATTACTTTTGACCAGTTGGATGCCGAACTAAGCGCTCTTCAAAACCCTAACACCATCAAAATTTTCCGAAACCACGGTTGCCCAGAAACTTTAGAGCTTTACGGATTAAAAATTGGTGATTTAAAGAAAATTATGCGCCGAGAAAAATTGAATAAAAACCACGAATTAGCACTTCAATTAATAGAGTCTAATAATAGCGACTTAATTTACCTTGGTTTACTTGCTGTGAACCCTAAAAAAGTAGTTGTTTCACAAATCGAGAAATGGAATATAGCTTTTCAAGAAACTTGGACGATGTTAACTTTTGGGCTAGCATCCATTGTAAGTAAACGTGATGACGCACTCACCTTTGCTAGAAAATGGGTTAAAAGTGATAATGACTTAACTAAATCGATGGGCTGGCAAATTTTCACAGAACATATTGCGACTTTATCTGAATCCGAGGAATTACTTGAACTCGCAAAAGAAACTTTACAATCTGAAACGAACAGAACTCGTTACTCTATGAATAGTTATATTATCGCTTGCGGAATTTATAAAGAGGAACTTCACGTAAAAGCTTTAGAGGCAGCGAAAACAGTAGGTAAAGTATATGTAGATTTAGGGAAAACGGCTTGCAAAGTCCCAGATGCGATTACTTATATCGAAAAAGCCCACGCTCGCAAAAAATAA
- the pth gene encoding aminoacyl-tRNA hydrolase, with protein MKLIAGLGNPGKKYERTRHNVGFMVVDELSFRHQTPWKKAKFNGMVSEINVNGEKMLLVKPLTFMNASGECIRPLMDYYNIPMKDVLIIYDDLDLPVGKIRLRQKGSAGGHNGMKSIIQHVKTQEFNRIRVGVSRPSHGEVINYVLGDFPKSEQADIIEAIQKSADAVEDFAKLPFIEVMNKYN; from the coding sequence ATGAAACTAATTGCAGGTCTCGGTAACCCGGGAAAAAAATACGAACGTACCCGGCATAATGTCGGTTTTATGGTAGTTGATGAATTGAGTTTTCGTCATCAAACCCCTTGGAAAAAAGCTAAGTTTAATGGAATGGTTAGTGAAATCAATGTTAACGGTGAAAAAATGTTACTAGTAAAGCCGCTAACATTTATGAATGCCTCTGGTGAATGTATACGACCGCTAATGGATTACTATAATATTCCTATGAAAGATGTGCTAATTATCTATGATGATCTTGATTTACCAGTTGGAAAGATACGTTTGCGCCAAAAAGGTAGTGCGGGCGGTCACAATGGAATGAAATCAATCATCCAACACGTGAAAACGCAGGAATTTAACCGCATTCGAGTCGGCGTGAGTCGTCCAAGTCATGGCGAAGTTATTAACTATGTGCTCGGAGATTTCCCTAAATCGGAACAAGCGGACATTATTGAAGCAATTCAAAAAAGCGCAGATGCTGTAGAAGATTTTGCGAAACTACCATTTATTGAAGTAATGAATAAATATAATTAA
- the mfd gene encoding transcription-repair coupling factor, which yields MKGLQQLIYEQKDIRAVLNALDGKEKAQLVTGLTGSSRALFASVVEGASKRPVVFVTHNLYHAQKLYDDLLSLMDSDRLFLYPADELISSELSISSPELRGQRVEALDFLISGKPGIVIVPVAGLRKMLPPVSLWKHFNISIIEGEEIDPEVLRQKLLTMGYTMSGMVNTPGEFSVRGGIIDIYPITEEFPIRIELFDTEVDSLRFFDVETQRSTSRVEEFRLLPATEIILDQNYYPDIVKRLEKKMMFTLNELKEKEDKQVLVENLEEDLEMLRSGVKPDMFFKYIGLAYPDPASLFDYFPKNTAILLDEFARILETEENLEKEEAEWQTETLGRMETVRDVQVSHSFKKLLDENHSPKIYLSLFQKQMASMRVSKTTNIVYKQMQQFHGQMNVLKTELESWHKNNYAVVILAPSIERAEKMQQTLADYDMESTILKKESDIPKYGLVQFVVGTFQNGFELPLAKVAIISESELFNKKVKKVKKRQKLSNAERIQSYSELKVGDYVVHINHGIARYVGMETLDINGVHKDYLLLVYQGEDKLFIPVDQLDLVQKYVGAEGKSPRLNKLGGAEWKRVKKKVQASVQDIADDLIKLYAEREAEKGYAFSPDEEMQREFEDAFPYQETDDQLRSIAEIKKDMERPRPMDRLLVGDVGYGKTEVALRAAFKAIMDGKQVAFLVPTTILAQQHFETMKERFQGFPIEIGLLSRFRTKKQQTETLKGMKSGTVDIVVGTHRLLSKDVEYHDLGLLIVDEEQRFGVTHKEKIKQMRSKIDVLTLTATPIPRTLHMSMLGVRDLSVIETPPANRFPVQTYVAEQNNVLVREAIERELARDGQVYYLYNRVETITQKADEISAMVPDARVAIAHGQMGESELESVILSFLEGEFDVLVTTTIIETGVDIPNVNTLFVQDADRMGLSQLYQLRGRVGRWNRIAYAYFMYQKDKILREEAEKRLSAIKEFTELGSGFKIAMRDLSIRGAGNILGAQQHGFIDSVGFDLYSQMLKEAIEAKKPKEEQKQIVPVEIDIQADAYIPEYYITDGRQKIEMYKRFRNIEVLNDLEELQSDMIDRFGEYPEEVEYLFTMTELKVHALEVGVESVKQEQNKITMLFSESGTAGIRGDIVMQIIGEFGRMIGVGMEGAQLKITVNIQNIPLKEWLYQIKSLAEKLRGALKEKVSSEN from the coding sequence TTGAAAGGATTACAACAATTAATATATGAACAAAAAGATATTCGAGCGGTCTTAAATGCGCTCGATGGAAAAGAAAAAGCGCAACTTGTTACTGGGCTTACTGGGTCTTCGCGTGCGTTGTTTGCAAGCGTAGTGGAAGGTGCGTCTAAGCGACCAGTTGTTTTTGTGACGCACAATTTATATCATGCGCAAAAGCTATATGATGATTTATTATCTTTGATGGATTCGGACCGTCTGTTTTTATATCCGGCTGATGAACTAATATCTTCTGAGTTAAGTATTTCCAGTCCGGAACTCAGAGGTCAGCGAGTCGAAGCATTAGATTTTCTAATTTCTGGAAAACCTGGGATAGTGATTGTTCCGGTTGCGGGGCTCAGAAAAATGCTCCCGCCAGTATCTCTTTGGAAACACTTTAATATATCTATTATAGAAGGCGAAGAAATTGATCCAGAAGTTTTGCGCCAAAAATTGCTTACCATGGGCTATACGATGAGTGGAATGGTTAATACGCCAGGAGAATTTAGCGTTCGTGGTGGGATTATAGATATTTACCCAATTACGGAAGAATTTCCAATTAGAATAGAACTATTTGATACCGAAGTGGATTCGCTTCGTTTCTTTGATGTCGAAACACAGCGTTCTACTTCTCGTGTAGAAGAGTTCCGTTTACTACCAGCGACAGAAATCATTTTAGATCAAAACTATTACCCAGATATTGTCAAACGTCTTGAGAAAAAAATGATGTTTACTTTGAATGAATTAAAAGAAAAAGAAGATAAACAAGTACTTGTTGAAAATTTAGAAGAAGATTTAGAAATGTTGCGTTCAGGTGTAAAGCCAGATATGTTTTTCAAATACATAGGGTTAGCCTATCCAGATCCAGCATCACTTTTTGACTATTTTCCAAAAAATACTGCCATTTTATTAGATGAATTTGCGCGTATATTAGAAACCGAAGAAAACTTGGAAAAAGAAGAAGCAGAATGGCAGACGGAGACATTAGGTCGTATGGAAACGGTACGTGACGTTCAGGTGAGCCATTCTTTTAAAAAATTACTCGACGAAAATCACTCGCCAAAAATATATTTATCTCTTTTTCAAAAACAAATGGCGAGCATGCGGGTATCGAAAACAACGAATATCGTCTACAAACAGATGCAACAATTCCATGGTCAAATGAATGTACTCAAAACAGAACTAGAAAGCTGGCATAAAAACAATTATGCGGTAGTCATCCTAGCGCCAAGTATAGAACGTGCAGAGAAAATGCAACAAACATTAGCAGATTATGATATGGAAAGCACAATTCTGAAAAAAGAGTCTGACATCCCCAAATATGGGCTGGTTCAATTTGTCGTTGGAACATTTCAAAATGGCTTTGAGTTACCACTTGCCAAAGTAGCGATTATTAGCGAATCTGAACTTTTTAATAAAAAAGTAAAAAAAGTGAAAAAGCGCCAAAAACTATCTAATGCTGAGCGGATTCAAAGCTATTCCGAATTAAAAGTGGGCGATTATGTCGTGCATATAAACCACGGCATTGCTCGCTACGTTGGAATGGAAACTTTAGACATTAATGGCGTGCATAAAGATTATCTTCTTCTCGTTTATCAAGGTGAAGATAAATTGTTTATCCCAGTGGACCAACTTGACTTAGTGCAAAAATATGTTGGTGCTGAAGGGAAATCTCCAAGACTAAATAAACTTGGTGGCGCGGAATGGAAACGCGTGAAGAAAAAAGTGCAAGCTTCCGTCCAGGATATTGCAGACGATTTAATCAAGCTATACGCGGAACGAGAAGCGGAAAAAGGTTATGCATTCAGCCCAGATGAAGAAATGCAACGCGAATTTGAAGATGCTTTCCCGTACCAAGAAACCGACGACCAATTGCGCTCCATTGCAGAAATTAAGAAAGATATGGAGCGACCACGCCCAATGGATCGTTTGCTTGTTGGTGATGTTGGCTACGGTAAAACAGAAGTGGCGCTTCGGGCTGCTTTTAAAGCAATTATGGATGGTAAACAAGTAGCTTTCTTAGTTCCAACAACTATCCTGGCTCAACAGCATTTTGAAACAATGAAAGAGCGATTCCAAGGTTTTCCAATTGAAATTGGCCTTTTAAGTCGTTTCCGGACAAAAAAACAACAAACAGAAACATTAAAAGGAATGAAAAGTGGGACAGTAGATATAGTTGTCGGCACACACCGACTATTATCAAAAGATGTTGAGTACCATGATTTAGGTTTGCTTATTGTCGACGAAGAACAAAGATTTGGTGTAACTCATAAAGAAAAAATTAAACAAATGCGTTCAAAAATAGATGTATTAACACTAACAGCGACTCCAATTCCACGAACACTACACATGTCGATGCTAGGTGTTCGTGATTTATCCGTTATCGAAACCCCGCCAGCGAATCGCTTTCCAGTTCAAACATACGTAGCGGAACAAAATAATGTTCTTGTTAGAGAAGCGATTGAACGGGAACTCGCGCGCGATGGACAAGTCTACTATCTTTACAATCGGGTAGAGACAATTACACAAAAGGCGGATGAAATTTCTGCAATGGTTCCCGATGCCCGTGTTGCCATCGCGCATGGACAAATGGGTGAGTCTGAATTAGAGTCGGTTATTTTAAGCTTCCTTGAAGGTGAGTTTGATGTTCTGGTAACCACCACTATTATCGAAACAGGCGTGGATATTCCAAATGTAAATACACTCTTCGTTCAAGATGCTGATCGAATGGGCCTATCACAACTGTATCAATTGCGCGGAAGGGTAGGGCGCTGGAATAGAATTGCTTATGCTTACTTTATGTACCAAAAAGATAAAATTCTTCGTGAAGAAGCGGAGAAACGCTTGTCAGCCATTAAAGAATTTACCGAATTAGGCTCTGGTTTCAAAATTGCGATGCGCGATTTATCTATCCGTGGCGCTGGTAATATCCTCGGTGCGCAACAACATGGCTTTATTGATTCTGTCGGTTTTGACCTTTATTCGCAAATGCTAAAAGAAGCAATCGAAGCGAAAAAGCCAAAAGAAGAACAAAAACAAATTGTACCCGTCGAAATCGATATCCAAGCAGATGCCTATATACCAGAATATTACATTACAGATGGTCGCCAAAAAATCGAGATGTACAAACGTTTCCGTAATATAGAAGTATTGAATGATTTGGAAGAACTGCAAAGTGATATGATTGACCGTTTTGGTGAATATCCAGAAGAAGTGGAATATTTATTCACGATGACAGAACTTAAAGTCCATGCGCTTGAAGTCGGGGTTGAATCAGTCAAACAAGAGCAAAATAAGATTACTATGTTGTTTTCCGAAAGTGGTACAGCTGGAATTCGTGGGGATATCGTTATGCAAATCATTGGCGAATTTGGTCGAATGATTGGTGTAGGAATGGAAGGTGCACAACTGAAAATCACTGTAAATATCCAAAATATACCATTAAAAGAATGGCTCTACCAAATCAAAAGCTTAGCTGAAAAACTTCGTGGTGCTTTAAAAGAAAAAGTATCTTCCGAAAACTGA
- a CDS encoding S1 domain-containing RNA-binding protein has protein sequence MSIEVGNKLQGKVTGITNFGAFVELEGGKTGLVHISEVADNYVKDINDILTVGDEVTVKVMNIGDDGKIGLSIRKAVDRPDRPEKSYDRKPKYSKKPAGNYVKPAESFEDIMSKFLKDSDERLTTIKRQTESKRGGRGAKRG, from the coding sequence ATGTCGATCGAAGTAGGCAACAAGTTACAAGGGAAAGTTACTGGGATTACTAATTTTGGAGCATTTGTGGAGTTAGAAGGTGGCAAAACAGGTTTAGTCCATATTAGTGAGGTTGCAGATAACTATGTTAAGGACATTAATGACATCTTAACTGTAGGGGATGAAGTTACTGTCAAAGTAATGAATATTGGTGATGATGGCAAAATTGGTCTGTCCATTCGTAAAGCAGTAGATCGTCCGGACCGCCCAGAAAAAAGCTATGATCGTAAACCAAAATACAGCAAAAAACCTGCTGGAAACTATGTAAAACCAGCCGAGAGCTTTGAAGATATAATGTCTAAATTCTTGAAAGATAGTGATGAAAGACTAACAACTATCAAACGCCAAACAGAATCCAAACGTGGTGGACGAGGCGCGAAACGGGGCTAA
- a CDS encoding RNA-binding S4 domain-containing protein yields MRLDKFLKVSRLIKRRTVAKEVAEKGRIAVNGITAKPGTNVKSGDELVIRFGPKIVTAKIERLEENAKKEQATEMYTIIKEERTDESR; encoded by the coding sequence ATGCGATTAGATAAATTTTTAAAAGTATCTAGATTAATTAAGCGTCGTACAGTAGCTAAAGAAGTAGCAGAAAAAGGACGTATTGCTGTTAATGGTATAACTGCAAAACCAGGAACCAATGTGAAGTCTGGTGACGAGTTAGTTATCCGTTTTGGCCCGAAAATTGTTACAGCAAAAATCGAACGCTTAGAAGAAAATGCAAAAAAAGAACAAGCGACAGAAATGTATACAATTATTAAAGAAGAACGTACTGACGAAAGTAGATAG
- a CDS encoding L-lactate dehydrogenase translates to MKDHQKIILVGDGAVGSSYAFACVNLSIGQEFGIIDIDKDRTIGDAMDLSHAVPFSTPKKIYSANYSDCHDADLVVVTAGTAQKPGETRLDLVNRNIKIMKGIVDEVMASGFDGIFLIASNPVDILTYATWKFSGLPKERVIGSGTSLDTARFRMSIADYLKVDARNVHGYILGEHGDTEFPAWSHTTVGGLPITEWINEDEQGAMDTIVVSVRDAAYEIINKKGATFYGVAAALARITKAILNNENAILPLSVYLDGHYGMNDIYIGAPAVVNRQGVRHIVEMNLNDKEKEQMKKSADTLKKVLDDAMKQID, encoded by the coding sequence ATGAAAGATCATCAAAAAATCATTTTAGTTGGCGACGGAGCAGTTGGTTCTAGTTATGCATTTGCATGTGTGAACTTAAGCATCGGACAAGAGTTCGGCATCATTGACATAGATAAAGACAGAACAATCGGGGATGCAATGGATTTAAGTCATGCAGTCCCGTTCTCTACCCCTAAGAAAATTTATTCAGCAAATTATAGCGACTGCCATGATGCTGACTTAGTTGTTGTTACAGCAGGTACAGCACAAAAACCTGGCGAGACTCGTTTAGATTTAGTGAATCGTAATATTAAGATTATGAAAGGCATTGTCGATGAAGTAATGGCAAGTGGTTTTGATGGTATTTTCCTAATCGCATCAAACCCAGTGGATATTTTAACTTACGCGACATGGAAATTCTCTGGACTTCCCAAAGAACGAGTTATCGGTTCTGGAACAAGTTTAGATACAGCGCGTTTCCGTATGTCAATTGCCGATTATTTAAAAGTGGATGCTCGTAATGTCCATGGTTATATTTTAGGTGAACATGGAGATACTGAATTCCCAGCTTGGAGCCATACTACAGTAGGCGGACTACCAATTACAGAATGGATTAATGAAGATGAACAAGGCGCAATGGACACCATTGTCGTAAGCGTTCGCGATGCGGCTTATGAAATCATCAACAAAAAAGGCGCTACTTTTTACGGGGTTGCGGCCGCTCTTGCTCGTATCACTAAAGCCATTTTAAATAATGAAAATGCAATTTTACCTCTATCGGTTTATTTGGATGGACATTATGGTATGAACGATATATACATCGGAGCTCCGGCAGTTGTCAATCGTCAAGGCGTTCGTCATATTGTCGAAATGAATTTGAACGATAAAGAAAAAGAACAAATGAAAAAATCAGCTGATACCCTTAAAAAAGTATTAGATGATGCAATGAAGCAAATCGACTAA
- a CDS encoding GNAT family N-acetyltransferase: MLDKSVPHLPAAMVNDDAMNYPKFSLPAGYSFRFYEDGLEEAWCQLQLETGQAVSVEAIRERFKVEFGDQKEKLAKRCVFVQASDGEIVGTAMLWDGDTFGEMKSRIHWVAVLDSHGGKGIAKALLTKILRLNKNNFVYLTTQTGSYQAIYLYQKFGFTKYTGETPKNWKTANFQKQNETAWQIIENKIIEYKH, from the coding sequence ATGCTTGATAAATCAGTGCCACATCTACCAGCTGCAATGGTAAACGATGATGCCATGAATTATCCGAAATTCAGCTTGCCGGCTGGTTATTCATTTCGTTTTTATGAGGATGGTCTTGAAGAAGCGTGGTGTCAATTGCAATTAGAAACTGGTCAAGCAGTCTCCGTAGAAGCGATTCGCGAGCGTTTTAAAGTAGAGTTTGGCGATCAAAAAGAAAAATTAGCTAAACGTTGCGTTTTTGTTCAAGCGTCAGACGGAGAAATTGTTGGAACTGCAATGCTTTGGGACGGAGATACATTTGGTGAAATGAAAAGTCGGATTCACTGGGTTGCTGTGCTTGATTCTCATGGCGGGAAGGGAATTGCTAAAGCGCTACTAACTAAAATCCTCCGCTTAAATAAAAATAATTTTGTTTACTTAACAACTCAAACTGGGAGCTACCAAGCGATTTATCTATATCAAAAGTTTGGCTTTACGAAATATACTGGCGAAACACCTAAAAACTGGAAAACAGCAAATTTCCAGAAGCAAAATGAAACTGCATGGCAAATAATTGAAAATAAAATTATTGAATATAAGCATTGA
- a CDS encoding FtsB family cell division protein, whose amino-acid sequence MKKAKTKVARIENRYIKDTATMKKTRNRRRVALFRRLAFMAIIFAVVGGLLTVTYTQQVLSLKDKKEKQVKVDKKMVAMKDEEQALNDQIKKLHNDEYIAKLARSEYYLSKDGEIIFNIPEENSKQKE is encoded by the coding sequence ATGAAAAAAGCTAAAACAAAAGTAGCGAGAATAGAAAATCGCTACATAAAAGATACTGCAACAATGAAAAAAACTCGTAACCGTCGTCGCGTTGCCCTGTTCCGTAGACTTGCTTTTATGGCTATTATCTTTGCCGTTGTCGGAGGACTTTTAACTGTAACCTACACGCAACAAGTCTTATCACTAAAAGATAAGAAAGAAAAACAAGTAAAAGTAGATAAAAAAATGGTTGCAATGAAAGATGAAGAACAAGCACTAAACGATCAAATCAAGAAGCTTCATAATGACGAATACATAGCCAAACTAGCTAGAAGCGAATATTATTTATCTAAAGATGGAGAAATTATTTTCAACATTCCTGAAGAGAATTCGAAACAAAAAGAGTAA
- a CDS encoding 50S ribosomal protein L25/general stress protein Ctc codes for MATTLEVQKRETTQHSEVTKLRSEGKVPGIIYGYKSENVPVSVDSLELIKAVRDNGRNAVFAVTVDGKKLNVLLHEYQVDPLKDILVHVDLLAVDMNEEVETDVRVVLVGDAPGVKAGGVLQQIIHDVKVSATPEKLPETIELDISSLEIGDVLTTNDLPENKDYVVQVEEEETVVTVSAPRAEEEPTTAEAPEPEALHGKDEEPVE; via the coding sequence ATGGCAACAACATTAGAGGTCCAGAAAAGAGAAACAACGCAACATTCAGAAGTAACGAAATTGCGTAGTGAAGGAAAAGTACCTGGAATTATTTATGGCTACAAATCGGAAAATGTTCCAGTTTCCGTTGATTCTTTGGAATTAATCAAGGCAGTTCGTGACAATGGTCGAAACGCCGTGTTTGCAGTGACTGTTGACGGCAAGAAATTAAATGTTTTATTACATGAATATCAAGTGGATCCATTAAAAGACATTTTAGTACATGTGGATTTACTAGCGGTTGATATGAATGAAGAAGTAGAGACTGATGTTCGCGTGGTATTGGTGGGTGATGCACCTGGTGTTAAAGCTGGCGGCGTATTACAACAAATTATCCATGACGTAAAAGTTTCGGCAACACCTGAAAAATTACCAGAAACAATTGAATTAGATATTTCATCGTTAGAAATTGGTGATGTTCTTACTACTAATGATCTTCCAGAAAACAAAGATTATGTTGTTCAAGTGGAAGAAGAAGAAACGGTCGTAACTGTATCTGCCCCTCGTGCTGAAGAAGAACCAACCACAGCGGAAGCGCCTGAACCAGAAGCATTACACGGTAAAGATGAAGAACCTGTAGAATAA
- a CDS encoding putative heavy metal-binding protein produces MIVTTSPNIEGKQIIEYKKIVFGEVITGVNFMKDIGAGLRNFFGGRSQGYEDELINAREEAIKEMEQRAKDIGANAVIGVDIDYEVLGADNGMLMVTASGTAVVIEAQDY; encoded by the coding sequence ATGATCGTAACCACTTCGCCAAATATTGAAGGCAAGCAAATTATCGAATATAAAAAAATCGTTTTCGGAGAAGTAATTACTGGTGTTAATTTTATGAAAGACATTGGAGCCGGCCTTAGAAACTTTTTCGGCGGGCGCTCACAAGGTTATGAAGACGAATTAATTAACGCACGTGAGGAAGCTATTAAAGAAATGGAACAGCGCGCCAAAGATATTGGAGCAAATGCCGTAATTGGTGTAGATATTGATTATGAGGTACTTGGAGCGGATAATGGCATGTTAATGGTTACTGCATCTGGCACTGCCGTTGTTATTGAGGCTCAAGACTATTAA
- a CDS encoding polysaccharide biosynthesis protein: MSERSMKHLMKGAAWLTAASLISKILSAVYRVPFQNMVGDVGFYIFQQVYPIYGIAMTLALGGFPVVISKMLAEANGDLRRQQIIMRAVFRTLRIVSITLFIFLFLLADLIAMMMGDPALSELIRVISFVFLLMPYLAFMRGFFQSTGEMVPTAISQTIEQIIRVAIILLGAGLALNMGLDLYDAGSMAMSGAIFGGVSGIFVLRHFYNKKLASGQGLQPAVFAGKQEKIGIGRDFLRQSMAICVVSSMLILFQLVDSFQVYRLMSDSGIPDFIAKSLKGIYDRGQPILQLGLVLSTGLALALVPMITAARVQGQQKELKRSILLAIKITLILSGAETVGLIVIMRPLNQMLFQTPDGTFVLQLFMPAVFLSSLIVMLSSILQGFGKIIVPAIGVGIGLVVKWVTGSVLIPHYATVGASISTCIGLAVVLLICYVSLKETIRIPFVEKSMLFRLIAALILMAIIPCLIEWLVPFETRFGSAFQAIISALLGGGVFLVFALRYKLLGPKDFVFLPFGSKLLALSKLVARK; the protein is encoded by the coding sequence ATGTCTGAACGTTCCATGAAGCATCTAATGAAAGGAGCAGCATGGCTAACTGCTGCCTCGCTTATTTCTAAAATACTCAGCGCGGTTTACCGAGTTCCTTTTCAAAATATGGTTGGCGATGTCGGGTTTTATATTTTTCAACAAGTCTACCCGATATACGGGATTGCGATGACCCTTGCTCTAGGGGGCTTTCCCGTTGTTATCTCTAAAATGTTAGCTGAAGCAAATGGAGATTTAAGGCGACAGCAAATTATTATGCGTGCGGTATTTAGAACGCTACGAATTGTAAGTATCACTTTGTTTATCTTTTTATTCTTATTGGCTGACTTGATAGCAATGATGATGGGAGATCCAGCACTTTCTGAACTTATTCGAGTGATTAGTTTTGTCTTTTTGCTAATGCCATATCTTGCTTTTATGCGTGGTTTCTTTCAAAGTACGGGAGAGATGGTACCAACTGCGATATCTCAAACTATTGAACAAATTATCCGTGTTGCAATTATTCTTCTCGGTGCAGGATTAGCGCTCAATATGGGACTGGATTTATATGACGCGGGATCAATGGCGATGAGTGGTGCTATTTTTGGTGGTGTTTCTGGAATCTTCGTGTTGCGTCACTTTTACAATAAAAAACTGGCATCGGGTCAAGGGTTGCAACCAGCCGTATTTGCTGGGAAACAAGAGAAAATCGGTATTGGCCGTGATTTCCTTCGTCAGAGCATGGCGATTTGCGTCGTCAGTTCGATGTTGATTTTATTCCAACTAGTTGATTCTTTCCAAGTTTACCGTTTAATGAGTGATTCAGGTATTCCGGACTTCATAGCAAAATCACTTAAAGGAATATACGACCGAGGTCAGCCGATTTTACAACTTGGTCTCGTGCTTTCAACTGGACTTGCTCTAGCACTTGTTCCGATGATTACTGCCGCGAGAGTTCAAGGCCAACAAAAAGAATTAAAACGGTCAATACTATTAGCTATTAAAATCACACTCATTCTTTCAGGAGCAGAGACAGTCGGATTAATCGTAATCATGCGCCCTTTAAATCAAATGCTCTTCCAAACACCAGACGGAACTTTCGTCTTGCAATTATTTATGCCAGCAGTTTTTCTCAGTTCTTTAATCGTGATGTTAAGTAGTATTTTACAAGGTTTTGGAAAAATTATTGTTCCAGCTATTGGTGTTGGTATCGGACTTGTTGTAAAATGGGTTACAGGAAGTGTATTAATTCCACACTATGCAACAGTAGGTGCATCCATATCGACATGCATCGGTTTAGCAGTAGTTTTGCTAATCTGTTATGTTTCATTAAAAGAAACCATCCGTATACCGTTTGTTGAAAAGTCAATGCTCTTTAGGTTAATTGCCGCCTTAATATTAATGGCAATAATTCCATGCCTAATAGAATGGTTAGTTCCATTCGAAACAAGATTTGGAAGTGCGTTTCAAGCAATAATTAGTGCGCTGCTCGGTGGTGGAGTTTTTCTCGTTTTTGCATTGAGATACAAATTGCTCGGACCGAAAGATTTCGTTTTCCTTCCGTTTGGGTCTAAATTACTAGCGCTTAGCAAACTTGTGGCGCGAAAATAA